Proteins from a single region of Fodinibius sp. Rm-B-1B1-1:
- the add gene encoding adenosine deaminase, producing the protein MDFSALPKVELHLHLDCSLSFDVVQQLNSKISREEYRSRFVAPDKCRDLADYIRRSENAVSLMQDEESLRLVVGDLFNQLEADNIIYVEIRFAPLLHIQEDLTAEQVVNTVNEAVEEQVETTGIEGGIILCTLRHYSEEQSMRTVQLVEEFADSSRVVGFDIAADEAGFPIDEHVSAFEYANAKGLNCTAHAGEACGAESVWETLEQFKPSRIGHGVRSVEDPELMEYLNEHDIHLEVCPTSNVQTNVFETIEDHSINTLSNNGISLSVNTDTRTISDVTLDSEYQLLEQVFDWDKERFLDANLEAIDHAFTNEPTKEKLRRTICEAYLNN; encoded by the coding sequence ATGGATTTTTCAGCCCTTCCTAAAGTGGAGCTCCATCTACATCTGGACTGTTCACTCAGTTTTGATGTTGTTCAGCAACTTAATTCCAAAATAAGCAGGGAAGAGTACCGTAGCCGCTTTGTTGCTCCCGATAAATGTCGCGATCTGGCAGATTATATTCGACGATCAGAAAATGCTGTTTCCTTAATGCAGGATGAAGAATCTTTGCGGCTTGTTGTTGGGGATCTCTTTAATCAGCTTGAAGCGGATAACATTATCTATGTTGAAATTCGTTTTGCACCACTTTTACATATACAAGAAGATCTTACTGCAGAACAAGTTGTAAATACTGTTAATGAGGCGGTAGAAGAGCAGGTGGAAACTACTGGTATTGAAGGGGGGATAATATTGTGTACGCTCCGTCACTATTCGGAGGAGCAAAGTATGCGTACGGTACAACTGGTTGAGGAATTTGCTGATTCCAGCAGGGTAGTGGGATTTGATATTGCTGCTGATGAGGCAGGATTCCCGATTGATGAACACGTTTCGGCGTTTGAGTATGCAAATGCAAAGGGATTAAATTGCACCGCTCATGCCGGAGAAGCTTGTGGGGCAGAAAGTGTGTGGGAAACCCTGGAGCAGTTTAAGCCGTCGCGCATTGGTCACGGTGTGCGGAGTGTCGAGGACCCGGAGCTAATGGAATATTTAAACGAGCACGATATCCATTTGGAAGTTTGTCCTACAAGTAATGTACAAACGAATGTTTTTGAAACGATTGAAGATCATTCTATAAATACACTTTCTAATAATGGTATCTCGCTGAGCGTAAATACTGATACGAGAACGATTTCAGATGTGACGTTGGATAGCGAATACCAATTGTTGGAACAGGTTTTTGATTGGGATAAGGAGCGATTTTTGGATGCTAATTTGGAGGCTATTGATCACGCTTTTACGAATGAGCCAACAAAAGAAAAGCTCCGCAGAACAATCTGCGAAGCTTATCTGAATAATTAA
- a CDS encoding amidohydrolase family protein, with translation MKNRITLFLFAILFGFGTLANAQIAVQADTLYTMEGDKIVNGVVLINNDKIEAVGSASEVDIPSAYETHQASVVTPGLVDAHSVVGLAGIYNRDDDQNQLETSSPIQPQLRAFDAYNAREELVKFVLNKGVTTTHTGHGPGALASGQTMIAKTPYNTVDEALVESATTVAFTLGPSVERNFSSPGTDAKGIAMLRQKFIDAQDYLEKRNADDPEKRPSKNLEMEALADVLEGELKALITAQRSTDIMNALRLQEEFGFDLILDGAAEAYQLIDEIKKADVPVIIHPTMVRTYGATQNASFTTASKLAEADIPFAFQSGFEGYVPKTRIILYEAAIATAYGLDRERALYALTKAPSEILGIDNRVGSLAEGKDADLVLFDGDPLEYTTHISSVIVDGKVVKEKE, from the coding sequence ATGAAAAACCGAATAACACTTTTTCTTTTTGCCATCCTTTTTGGATTCGGCACGTTAGCCAATGCCCAGATAGCAGTGCAGGCTGACACTCTTTATACAATGGAAGGCGATAAAATTGTAAATGGAGTGGTGCTCATCAATAATGACAAAATTGAGGCTGTTGGTTCAGCTTCTGAAGTAGATATCCCATCTGCTTATGAAACCCATCAAGCATCTGTTGTAACCCCGGGATTGGTAGATGCCCACAGCGTTGTAGGCCTGGCCGGTATCTATAACCGTGATGATGACCAAAACCAGTTGGAAACCTCCAGCCCCATCCAACCACAATTACGAGCTTTTGATGCCTACAATGCACGTGAAGAACTCGTCAAGTTTGTGCTTAATAAAGGAGTAACAACAACCCATACCGGCCATGGCCCGGGAGCACTGGCAAGCGGGCAAACGATGATTGCCAAAACGCCCTATAATACCGTTGACGAAGCATTGGTGGAATCGGCTACGACCGTAGCCTTTACATTAGGCCCTTCGGTTGAACGCAATTTTAGCAGTCCCGGTACCGATGCAAAAGGGATTGCGATGCTCCGTCAAAAGTTTATTGATGCTCAAGATTATCTTGAAAAACGCAATGCTGACGATCCCGAGAAACGTCCATCCAAAAACCTTGAAATGGAAGCACTGGCAGATGTTCTTGAAGGCGAACTTAAAGCATTGATTACCGCCCAGCGTTCTACTGATATCATGAACGCCCTGCGACTTCAAGAAGAGTTTGGCTTTGATCTTATTCTTGATGGTGCTGCAGAAGCATATCAGCTGATCGATGAAATTAAAAAAGCCGATGTGCCGGTTATTATTCATCCTACGATGGTCCGTACGTATGGGGCAACACAAAATGCCAGCTTCACCACGGCCTCTAAACTTGCTGAAGCCGATATCCCTTTTGCTTTTCAAAGCGGATTTGAGGGCTACGTACCCAAAACGAGAATCATTCTCTATGAAGCAGCCATTGCTACCGCCTACGGTTTAGATCGCGAAAGAGCTCTATATGCCCTTACCAAAGCACCGTCCGAAATTCTGGGTATCGATAACCGGGTAGGCTCATTGGCTGAGGGTAAAGATGCCGATCTTGTACTTTTTGATGGCGATCCCCTGGAATACACAACGCATATTAGTTCAGTAATTGTGGATGGAAAAGTCGTAAAGGAAAAGGAATAG
- a CDS encoding ABC-F family ATP-binding cassette domain-containing protein, with the protein MTYLSTENLSKNFGHKVLFEELTFGISQGDKTALIAENGTGKSTLLKILAGKETPDEGKVMIQNDVSIGFLEQDPDLDKELSIRDYISQSNNKMVRLIQEYERAVEAQANNYNEKTQQAFDKAASKMDAANAWDYEQRMEQILGKLNIHDLDQSIDTLSGGQRKRVALAFVLLDDPDMLILDEPTNHLDIEMIEWLEDYLKSTNKTLLMVTHDRYFLDRVCDHIIELENGKLYHHQGNYQYFLQKRAERREIERKRAHKANQLYKQELEWMRRSPKARTTKSKSRIDDFKELEDELNTGPEDPELRLQMDMQRMGGKILELLNVSKSYGDEQILDSFYYDFQKGERIGIIGENGVGKSTFLKILTGEEEPDSGKRRVGETIAFGHYRQEGLNFDEEQRVIDIIESVRKVVELADGSKISASQFLKHFMFTSEMQYTPVENLSGGEKRRLSLMMVLLENPNFLILDEPTNDLDLLTLNKLEEFLMGFGGCLIIVSHDRFFMDKLVEHYLVFEGEGKIHDHHGTYEEYRELKKEQETKERTKETPEATKSPNGQKKSDNSYDERLSYNERREYKKLGNKIDKLEKQKEKLGAEINSGELDHEELREKSDEYAALEQQIEEYTERWFELAERA; encoded by the coding sequence ATGACGTATCTTTCTACTGAAAATCTATCCAAAAACTTTGGCCATAAAGTTCTTTTTGAAGAACTTACATTTGGAATATCCCAAGGTGATAAAACAGCCCTTATCGCCGAAAACGGCACCGGAAAATCTACTTTACTAAAAATATTGGCCGGCAAAGAAACGCCTGATGAGGGTAAAGTGATGATCCAAAACGATGTAAGTATCGGTTTTCTTGAGCAAGACCCCGATCTGGATAAAGAACTGTCGATCCGCGACTATATTTCGCAAAGCAACAATAAGATGGTACGCCTCATTCAAGAATATGAGCGCGCCGTTGAAGCCCAAGCCAATAATTACAATGAAAAAACGCAGCAAGCGTTTGATAAGGCAGCCTCTAAAATGGATGCAGCCAACGCCTGGGATTACGAGCAGCGCATGGAACAGATCTTGGGCAAATTGAACATCCATGATCTTGATCAATCCATTGATACTCTTTCCGGTGGACAGCGAAAGCGGGTGGCTCTGGCTTTTGTTCTACTTGACGACCCCGATATGCTCATTTTGGATGAGCCTACCAACCACCTTGATATTGAGATGATTGAGTGGCTCGAGGATTATCTCAAATCCACCAACAAAACACTGCTGATGGTTACGCACGACCGCTATTTCCTGGATCGGGTTTGCGATCATATCATTGAGCTGGAAAACGGCAAATTGTACCATCACCAAGGCAACTATCAGTACTTTTTGCAGAAACGCGCCGAGCGACGTGAAATTGAGCGAAAACGCGCCCATAAAGCCAACCAGCTATACAAGCAAGAACTGGAATGGATGCGTCGATCGCCCAAAGCCCGGACCACCAAATCAAAATCACGTATTGATGACTTCAAGGAACTCGAAGATGAACTCAACACAGGGCCCGAGGATCCCGAATTACGCCTGCAAATGGATATGCAACGGATGGGAGGCAAAATTCTGGAACTACTAAATGTATCCAAAAGTTACGGCGACGAGCAGATCCTTGACAGTTTTTACTACGATTTTCAGAAAGGCGAACGCATCGGCATCATCGGAGAAAATGGTGTAGGTAAAAGTACCTTTTTGAAAATACTGACCGGTGAAGAAGAACCTGATTCTGGCAAGCGTCGTGTGGGCGAAACCATCGCCTTTGGACATTACCGGCAGGAAGGACTCAATTTTGATGAGGAGCAACGTGTTATTGACATCATCGAAAGTGTTCGAAAAGTAGTTGAGCTGGCCGATGGCTCAAAGATTTCAGCCTCCCAATTTTTGAAGCACTTTATGTTTACGTCCGAGATGCAATATACACCGGTTGAAAACCTCAGCGGAGGTGAAAAACGTCGGCTTAGCCTCATGATGGTACTGCTCGAAAATCCCAACTTTCTGATCCTTGACGAACCAACCAACGACCTCGACCTGCTTACACTTAATAAACTCGAAGAATTTTTAATGGGATTTGGTGGCTGCCTGATCATCGTTTCGCACGATCGCTTTTTTATGGATAAGCTGGTGGAACACTACCTTGTTTTTGAGGGGGAAGGCAAAATTCACGATCATCATGGCACTTACGAAGAGTACCGTGAGCTAAAAAAAGAACAAGAAACCAAAGAACGTACTAAAGAGACACCTGAGGCTACTAAATCTCCAAATGGTCAGAAAAAATCGGATAACAGTTATGATGAACGCTTAAGCTACAACGAGCGAAGAGAGTACAAAAAGCTGGGAAATAAAATAGATAAGCTTGAAAAACAGAAGGAAAAACTTGGAGCCGAAATTAACAGTGGTGAGCTTGATCACGAGGAACTTCGAGAAAAATCCGATGAATATGCTGCCCTGGAACAGCAGATTGAAGAATATACCGAACGCTGGTTTGAATTAGCCGAGCGAGCGTAG
- a CDS encoding amidohydrolase family protein, producing MKRFIQIVLLIVFCIPMAVAAQQTKVFTGAKIIPIEGEPIENGVLVIQGDKVLDVGTEGEVDIPSNARKFDVSGKVIMPGLVDSHSHIGDGDGGDRSSALHPDARIIDSIDPHSETFKKALAGGVTTVNVMPGSGHLMSGQTAYLKLRNADKIEEMLVVDPEEGIAGGLKMANGTNSIGSAPFPGTRAKSASMVRELFNKAQDYKGQVEEADGDPDKMPKRDVGMEALVEVLNGERIVHFHTHRHYDILTAIRLSEEFDFRLVLHHVSEAWKVADEIAKSDAMASIIVLDSPGGKPEASDIKYENGAILEEAGVTVGYHTDASITDTRLFLRSGAFGVRAGMSRNAALKALTIENAKMMDLQDRVGTLEPGKDADFVVLTGDPLSVYTRVQQTWVEGIKQFDYANPRDRKYSTGGFKVFDGAAHNHHFGD from the coding sequence ATGAAACGATTTATTCAAATTGTGCTGCTCATCGTCTTTTGTATTCCGATGGCAGTAGCAGCTCAGCAAACTAAAGTTTTTACAGGAGCTAAAATTATCCCTATTGAAGGGGAACCTATTGAAAATGGTGTATTAGTTATTCAAGGAGATAAAGTTCTCGATGTAGGTACTGAGGGTGAAGTTGACATTCCATCTAATGCGCGTAAATTCGATGTGAGCGGTAAAGTGATTATGCCCGGACTCGTCGACTCCCATTCACATATTGGTGACGGCGATGGCGGAGATCGCTCCTCTGCCCTACATCCTGATGCACGCATAATAGACAGCATTGATCCCCACAGCGAAACCTTTAAAAAAGCGCTGGCCGGCGGCGTAACGACCGTTAATGTAATGCCGGGATCGGGTCATCTTATGAGTGGTCAGACGGCCTACCTAAAACTCCGTAATGCAGATAAGATTGAAGAAATGCTGGTCGTAGACCCCGAAGAAGGTATTGCTGGTGGACTCAAAATGGCTAATGGGACAAACTCCATTGGCAGTGCTCCCTTCCCCGGTACGCGTGCAAAATCTGCTTCCATGGTTCGCGAACTATTCAACAAGGCCCAAGATTATAAAGGACAGGTTGAAGAAGCTGATGGTGATCCCGATAAGATGCCTAAACGTGATGTGGGTATGGAAGCCTTGGTAGAAGTATTAAATGGTGAACGGATTGTACACTTCCATACGCACCGCCATTACGATATTTTAACTGCCATTCGACTGTCAGAAGAATTTGATTTTCGATTAGTACTCCATCACGTGAGCGAAGCCTGGAAAGTTGCTGATGAAATTGCTAAATCGGATGCTATGGCTTCTATAATTGTGTTAGATTCGCCGGGTGGAAAACCAGAGGCCTCTGATATTAAATACGAAAACGGTGCCATATTAGAAGAGGCTGGCGTGACGGTGGGATACCATACCGATGCATCTATTACTGATACCCGATTATTTCTGCGATCAGGTGCTTTTGGAGTACGGGCAGGAATGAGTCGCAATGCAGCTCTTAAAGCGCTAACCATCGAAAATGCTAAAATGATGGATCTACAAGATCGCGTAGGCACCTTAGAGCCGGGCAAAGATGCCGACTTTGTGGTACTAACGGGTGATCCGCTTAGCGTTTACACGCGTGTACAACAGACGTGGGTAGAAGGCATCAAGCAGTTTGATTACGCGAATCCCCGAGATCGTAAATACTCTACCGGAGGATTCAAAGTATTTGACGGCGCAGCCCACAACCATCACTTTGGTGACTAA